From Acidobacteriota bacterium, the proteins below share one genomic window:
- a CDS encoding HlyD family efflux transporter periplasmic adaptor subunit: MDREIDAGTRRKELAARVVKWLLLLAALAAGILLVGSWLEPSIDRTEIRTATVERGTIRAGFEASGEIAPAFERAISTPVDARVVDVLRQPGDILEPGEEILRLDTSASRLGLERITEQIEQKRQERERLAVRTESDLADLRSRIERTELDLELLESRADQNRKLHEEGLVSLETRRQAEVEAKKGRIELEDLHRSVASTAINRRSELATIDSAIVALGLEREQAARELELAMTRAPERGVLTWVTPQEGITVREGEVIARFADLSSFHVQATVSDIHAGRLSPGLPALVHVGDRWLDGRVSTVDPTIENGIIRFHVALEEPSDEMLRNKLRVDVQVVTEERRDVKTLDRGPHLSDARSQQVFVLRGDHAVRVEVTFGLVSPRMIEVLDGLNEGDEVIVSDMRDRLSLERIGID; this comes from the coding sequence ATGGATCGGGAAATTGACGCCGGAACAAGGAGAAAGGAGCTTGCGGCCAGGGTCGTGAAGTGGCTCCTCCTCCTGGCTGCCCTCGCAGCGGGCATCCTTCTGGTCGGAAGCTGGCTCGAGCCGTCAATCGACCGGACGGAGATCCGGACGGCGACCGTGGAGCGAGGGACGATCCGGGCGGGGTTCGAGGCGAGCGGCGAGATCGCTCCCGCTTTCGAACGAGCGATCTCGACGCCGGTCGACGCGCGTGTGGTCGACGTGTTGCGCCAGCCCGGCGACATTCTCGAGCCGGGAGAAGAGATTCTCAGGCTCGATACCTCCGCGTCGCGGCTCGGTCTCGAGCGAATCACCGAACAGATCGAGCAGAAGCGACAGGAGCGTGAGCGTCTGGCAGTCCGAACCGAAAGCGATCTGGCCGATCTGCGGAGCCGGATCGAACGGACGGAGCTCGACCTCGAGCTCCTCGAGTCGCGCGCGGATCAGAATCGAAAACTCCACGAAGAGGGACTCGTCTCGCTCGAGACTCGCAGGCAGGCGGAAGTCGAGGCGAAGAAGGGTCGAATCGAGCTGGAGGACCTCCACCGTTCCGTTGCGAGCACGGCGATCAATCGGCGCAGCGAGCTCGCAACGATCGATTCCGCCATCGTCGCGCTCGGCCTGGAGCGGGAGCAGGCCGCACGCGAGCTCGAGCTCGCCATGACTCGTGCGCCCGAGCGCGGAGTCCTGACCTGGGTCACTCCGCAGGAAGGGATCACCGTCCGCGAGGGAGAAGTCATCGCACGCTTCGCGGATCTCAGCTCATTCCACGTGCAGGCGACGGTGTCCGACATTCATGCGGGGCGGCTGAGCCCGGGGCTCCCCGCGCTCGTACACGTCGGCGACCGCTGGCTCGACGGCCGCGTTTCGACAGTCGATCCGACCATCGAGAACGGGATCATCCGCTTTCACGTAGCGCTCGAAGAACCCTCCGACGAGATGCTCAGGAACAAGCTGAGAGTCGACGTACAGGTGGTCACCGAAGAGAGGCGTGACGTAAAGACGCTCGACCGCGGGCCTCATCTCTCCGATGCGAGGTCGCAGCAGGTTTTCGTGCTGCGTGGCGATCACGCCGTCCGAGTCGAGGTGACCTTCGGCCTCGTCTCTCCCCGAATGATCGAAGTCCTCGATGGACTGAACGAAGGAGATGAAGTGATCGTCAGCGACATGCGCGACAGGCTGAGCCTCGAACGCATCGGGATCGACTGA
- the rlmN gene encoding 23S rRNA (adenine(2503)-C(2))-methyltransferase RlmN, whose translation MSSPRSRNLYDVRPSDLPAILAGHVTPAYRIAQIADWLYQHHVHAFDAMTNLPQETRDRLAAEFSLSSLQVVDQTPEASDGSRKYLFALPSEDRIETVHMPMGARTTICVSSQAGCAVGCTFCVTGFFGPGVNLPPSVILEQIHSVQEIHSVDDEQLNVVFMGMGEPLLNTESLDVVLDILALSISLRRVTLSTSGITPGLRWLAERPDRPNLAVSINAPDQARREEIMPISKRYPLAEIIEALRAFPLEHGRTITAEYVLLAGWNDSPADAEALAKLLRGIDIKVNAIPFNPDPTLPDWMTRPSDAAIDRFAAALAATGTRVTVRRSKGLDIAAACGQLRGRSERKGRGEKRPARI comes from the coding sequence GTGTCTTCCCCACGCTCGCGCAACCTCTACGACGTCCGTCCCTCCGATCTTCCTGCCATTCTCGCCGGCCACGTCACTCCCGCTTACCGGATCGCTCAGATCGCCGACTGGCTCTACCAGCATCACGTCCACGCGTTCGACGCGATGACCAACCTCCCGCAGGAGACCCGGGACCGTCTCGCCGCCGAATTCTCTCTCTCGTCACTCCAGGTCGTCGACCAGACCCCCGAGGCCTCTGACGGGAGCCGGAAATACCTCTTCGCGCTTCCGTCGGAGGACCGGATCGAGACCGTCCACATGCCGATGGGCGCCCGGACGACGATCTGCGTCTCGTCCCAGGCCGGATGCGCGGTCGGATGCACGTTCTGCGTGACGGGCTTTTTCGGGCCCGGCGTCAATCTCCCTCCCTCGGTCATCCTCGAACAGATCCACAGCGTTCAGGAGATCCATTCGGTCGATGACGAGCAGCTGAATGTCGTCTTCATGGGGATGGGTGAGCCGCTGCTCAACACCGAATCGCTCGACGTCGTCCTCGACATCCTGGCTCTCTCGATCTCGCTCAGACGCGTGACGCTTTCGACTTCCGGAATCACGCCGGGGCTCCGGTGGCTCGCCGAACGTCCCGATCGGCCGAACCTCGCCGTTTCGATCAATGCTCCGGACCAGGCGCGTCGCGAAGAGATCATGCCGATCTCGAAACGCTACCCCCTTGCCGAGATCATCGAAGCACTCCGCGCATTTCCTCTCGAGCACGGCCGGACGATCACCGCCGAGTACGTCCTCCTTGCGGGTTGGAACGACTCGCCCGCCGACGCCGAGGCGCTCGCGAAGCTTCTCCGCGGCATCGACATCAAAGTCAACGCCATCCCCTTCAATCCCGATCCGACGCTTCCCGACTGGATGACCCGTCCATCCGACGCCGCGATCGACCGCTTCGCGGCCGCCCTTGCCGCGACCGGTACTCGTGTGACCGTCCGGCGATCGAAGGGGCTCGACATCGCCGCCGCGTGCGGCCAGCTTCGCGGCCGCTCGGAACGGAAAGGGCGCGGCGAAAAGCGACCAGCTCGAATCTGA
- a CDS encoding erythromycin esterase family protein, which translates to MKDAALIDRIRRSAKRLEGARTDYDDLLDLVGDAKFVLLGEASHGTHEFYDQRAAITKRLVREKDFRIVAVEADWPDAYRVNRHVRGFGKDETPLQALGDFRRFPTWMWRNRDVLDFVEWLAGHNAAIDEQDRRTGFYGIDLYSLFASIEAVIGYLEKVDPEAARRARERYGCFDHFGENSQAYGYASSLGIKPDCEDEVVAQLVDLRSRFADYASRNGQIPPDEAFYAEQNARLVASAETYYRSMFGGRVSSWNLRDRHMADTIDALSSYYERKSGNGKVAVWEHNSHLGDARATEMGRRGELNVGQLMRERHGEECRSIGFTTFTGEVTAASAWDGPAERKKVRPALEGSYEELFHRTGIGDFWLPLRENDSLADLEEPRLERAIGVIYMPETERQSHYFHASLPHQFDGVLHFDTTSAVEGLPAGKPLHPEEAPETYPSGI; encoded by the coding sequence ATGAAGGACGCAGCACTGATCGACCGCATCCGACGCTCCGCGAAGCGACTCGAAGGAGCTCGCACCGACTACGACGACCTCCTCGATCTCGTCGGGGACGCGAAGTTCGTACTTCTCGGAGAGGCTTCTCATGGAACTCACGAGTTCTACGATCAGCGCGCCGCGATCACGAAACGCCTCGTCAGGGAGAAGGACTTTCGAATCGTCGCGGTCGAGGCCGACTGGCCCGATGCCTATCGTGTGAACCGTCATGTGCGGGGGTTCGGCAAAGACGAGACGCCCCTTCAGGCCCTGGGCGACTTCCGCCGCTTCCCGACCTGGATGTGGCGGAACCGGGACGTGCTGGACTTCGTCGAGTGGCTTGCCGGCCACAACGCCGCCATCGATGAACAGGATCGACGCACGGGCTTCTACGGGATTGATCTCTACAGTCTTTTCGCGTCGATCGAGGCGGTGATCGGTTATCTCGAGAAAGTCGATCCCGAGGCCGCAAGGCGAGCGCGGGAACGCTACGGCTGCTTCGACCACTTCGGCGAGAACAGCCAGGCGTACGGCTACGCGAGCTCGCTCGGCATCAAACCGGACTGCGAAGACGAGGTCGTTGCTCAGCTCGTCGATCTGAGGAGCAGATTTGCCGACTATGCGTCGCGCAACGGCCAGATCCCGCCCGACGAGGCGTTCTACGCCGAGCAGAACGCCCGACTCGTCGCGAGCGCCGAAACGTACTACCGCTCGATGTTCGGCGGCCGCGTCTCGTCGTGGAACCTCCGCGATCGGCACATGGCGGATACGATCGACGCTCTTTCGAGCTATTACGAGCGGAAGAGCGGCAACGGAAAGGTCGCGGTCTGGGAGCACAACTCGCATCTCGGAGACGCGAGAGCAACCGAGATGGGCCGGCGAGGCGAGCTCAACGTCGGACAGTTGATGCGTGAACGGCACGGGGAAGAATGCCGGTCGATCGGATTCACGACCTTCACCGGTGAAGTCACCGCGGCTTCGGCGTGGGATGGTCCGGCCGAGCGAAAGAAGGTCCGGCCTGCTCTCGAGGGCAGCTATGAGGAGTTGTTCCACCGGACCGGAATCGGCGATTTCTGGCTGCCGCTCAGAGAGAATGACTCGCTGGCGGATCTCGAGGAGCCCCGTCTCGAGCGCGCGATCGGCGTCATCTACATGCCCGAGACCGAACGCCAGAGCCACTACTTTCACGCGTCGCTTCCTCACCAGTTCGATGGGGTCCTACATTTCGACACGACGAGTGCCGTCGAGGGGCTCCCGGCCGGGAAGCCCCTTCACCCCGAGGAGGCACCCGAAACCTACCCCTCGGGAATCTGA
- a CDS encoding DUF5335 domain-containing protein, with protein sequence MKKTIPRSDWNRFLKSFSLQHEGWLVDVESVSKGTSRSEARSIPLESVRAREDGSAGSIVVTAGESDDEPTRIAIDHPESLRVELNDGIEAGLEIEAASGTVTRICFVSPVAPESVDGLVI encoded by the coding sequence ATGAAGAAGACGATCCCCCGCTCCGACTGGAACCGATTTCTGAAGTCCTTCAGTCTGCAGCACGAAGGATGGCTCGTCGACGTCGAGTCAGTCTCGAAAGGGACGTCGCGATCGGAAGCGCGGAGCATTCCGCTCGAATCGGTGAGAGCTCGCGAGGATGGTTCGGCAGGCTCGATCGTCGTGACGGCCGGGGAATCGGACGACGAGCCGACGCGAATCGCAATCGATCACCCCGAATCTCTGCGGGTCGAACTGAACGACGGCATCGAGGCAGGACTCGAGATCGAAGCGGCGAGTGGCACGGTCACCAGAATCTGCTTCGTCTCTCCTGTCGCTCCCGAGTCGGTCGACGGTCTGGTGATCTGA